Proteins encoded in a region of the Actinomycetota bacterium genome:
- a CDS encoding NAD(P)H-hydrate dehydratase, with protein MPAEAAELDRASQERGISVETLMENAGRAVAEAGVRLAGGRYGKRAVVVCGKGNNGGDGLVAARYLDAWGSRVTVLLLDRRDAFREPAATNLTRLERSNVRVRPWSSETLARELARVDVAIDAIFGTGFRGAPEGVSESAIEALANADVPVVAVDIPSGVNGETGAVDGPAVDADITVTFGTAKPGCVLLPGAERAGVVEVADIGFPDDLVHGDVWLVEDTDIAVWLPARQAETHKRSAGYAVVIGGSRAMTGAVGLMARAAYRAGAGLVAAAVPDAILSVVQTMVREAVFVPLPETDAGTVANGSERLIEVLGEADAVALGPGMTTDERTSAWIRDFVRSVDIPVVLDADGLNAFAGRAAELANRHADLVLTPHAGEFERLASVDTGDVGSDRIGHVRKLAAETGAVVLLKGSRTLVASPDGSVRINPTGGSFLATGGTGDVLTGMIAGLLARGIAPADAASAAAYVHGVAGADAGEELGVGTTAGDVLDRVAHAFAEVAGE; from the coding sequence ATGCCTGCGGAGGCGGCCGAGCTCGACCGGGCCTCACAGGAGCGCGGCATCTCCGTCGAGACCCTGATGGAGAACGCGGGGCGGGCGGTCGCCGAGGCCGGGGTTCGACTCGCCGGTGGTCGCTACGGGAAGCGCGCCGTCGTCGTGTGCGGCAAGGGGAACAACGGCGGCGATGGTCTGGTCGCGGCGCGCTACCTCGACGCGTGGGGGTCGCGGGTGACCGTGCTCCTGCTCGACCGTCGTGACGCGTTCCGCGAGCCCGCGGCGACGAACCTTACGCGACTCGAACGGTCGAACGTACGCGTTCGTCCGTGGTCGAGCGAAACGCTTGCGCGAGAGCTCGCGCGGGTCGACGTTGCGATCGACGCGATCTTCGGTACCGGCTTTCGTGGCGCTCCGGAGGGCGTCTCCGAGAGCGCGATCGAGGCGCTGGCGAACGCCGACGTGCCGGTCGTCGCCGTCGACATCCCATCAGGTGTGAACGGCGAGACCGGCGCGGTCGACGGCCCTGCGGTCGACGCTGACATCACCGTCACGTTCGGCACGGCCAAGCCCGGTTGCGTGCTGTTGCCGGGAGCCGAGCGCGCCGGCGTCGTGGAGGTTGCCGACATCGGGTTCCCGGACGACCTCGTACACGGCGATGTCTGGCTCGTCGAGGACACAGACATCGCCGTTTGGCTCCCCGCGCGCCAGGCCGAAACGCACAAGCGCTCAGCGGGCTATGCGGTCGTGATCGGCGGGTCGCGAGCCATGACAGGCGCCGTCGGCCTGATGGCTCGCGCGGCGTATCGAGCCGGCGCGGGTCTCGTCGCGGCCGCGGTGCCCGACGCGATCCTTTCCGTCGTCCAGACGATGGTGCGCGAGGCCGTCTTCGTACCGCTACCAGAGACCGACGCCGGGACGGTCGCGAACGGATCGGAACGACTGATCGAGGTGCTCGGTGAGGCCGACGCCGTCGCGCTCGGTCCGGGCATGACGACGGACGAGCGTACGTCGGCGTGGATCCGTGATTTCGTGCGTTCGGTCGACATCCCCGTCGTCCTCGATGCCGACGGGCTGAACGCGTTCGCCGGCCGCGCCGCAGAGCTCGCCAACCGCCACGCCGATCTCGTCCTCACGCCGCATGCCGGTGAGTTCGAGCGCCTCGCGAGCGTGGATACCGGCGACGTCGGATCGGATCGGATCGGTCACGTTCGCAAGCTCGCTGCGGAGACGGGGGCTGTCGTTCTCCTCAAGGGCAGTCGAACGCTGGTCGCGTCGCCCGACGGCTCCGTCCGGATCAACCCGACCGGGGGGTCGTTCCTCGCCACGGGTGGAACGGGCGACGTTCTCACCGGGATGATCGCCGGACTGCTGGCACGCGGCATCGCGCCCGCCGATGCGGCGTCGGCGGCGGCGTACGTTCACGGAGTGGCAGGCGCGGACGCTGGCGAAGAGCTCGGTGTCGGAACGACCGCGGGCGACGTCCTTGATCGAGTGGCCCACGCCTTCGCCGAGGTAGCAGGCGAGTGA
- the alr gene encoding alanine racemase, with product MTRFRPTVVEVDLDAVRHNVRSLKPERAELLAVVKADGYGHGAAEVARAALSAGATRLGVALVEEGIALRDRGIDAPILVLTEPPRGSEKDALAAGLTPTVYSPECVASVSEAADALARRVGVHLKVDTGMHRVGVWPRAAATDVARQIVDSGLELEGLWTHFAAAEEDEEGTRDQLRAFLETGDALAAAGLHARTLHAANSAATILFPEAHLDVVRPGAAIYGLDPGGGIGPAFGLRPALRWRSAVSMVKRLDAGERVSYGWRYAFERPSNVATVPVGYADGYRRGLSSKADVLIAGKRHRVAGTVTMDQIVVDCGDDHIAAGDEVVLVGAQGDERITAEELGAHVGTIGYEIVAAIGERVPRVHVGEQPEQRARHPMSRPGA from the coding sequence GTGACGCGGTTCCGACCGACCGTCGTCGAGGTCGACCTCGACGCCGTGCGCCACAACGTGCGCTCACTCAAACCCGAACGCGCCGAGCTGCTCGCCGTGGTCAAGGCCGACGGGTACGGCCACGGCGCTGCGGAGGTCGCGCGGGCGGCGCTCTCGGCCGGCGCGACCCGCCTCGGCGTCGCCCTCGTGGAGGAGGGGATCGCGCTGCGGGATCGAGGGATCGATGCGCCGATCCTCGTCCTGACCGAGCCGCCCCGAGGTTCGGAGAAGGACGCCCTCGCCGCGGGGCTCACGCCGACGGTGTACTCGCCGGAGTGCGTCGCCTCGGTGTCCGAGGCGGCGGATGCGCTCGCGCGACGCGTCGGCGTTCATCTGAAGGTCGACACGGGGATGCACCGCGTCGGCGTGTGGCCGCGGGCGGCCGCCACCGACGTCGCACGGCAGATCGTCGATTCAGGGCTCGAGCTCGAGGGGCTGTGGACCCACTTCGCCGCGGCAGAGGAGGACGAGGAGGGCACGCGCGACCAGCTGCGGGCGTTCCTGGAGACCGGCGACGCGCTCGCTGCCGCGGGTCTTCACGCTCGAACGCTGCACGCCGCGAACAGCGCGGCGACGATCCTGTTCCCCGAGGCGCATCTCGACGTCGTTCGACCCGGCGCCGCGATCTATGGTCTCGACCCGGGTGGCGGGATCGGACCGGCGTTCGGCCTGCGACCGGCGCTCAGGTGGCGTTCGGCGGTGTCGATGGTGAAACGCCTCGACGCCGGCGAGCGCGTCTCGTACGGATGGCGATACGCGTTCGAACGGCCTTCGAACGTGGCGACGGTACCGGTCGGGTACGCCGACGGGTACCGGCGGGGGCTCTCGTCGAAGGCCGACGTGCTCATCGCCGGAAAACGCCACCGCGTCGCCGGCACCGTGACGATGGACCAGATCGTCGTCGATTGCGGGGACGACCACATCGCCGCGGGGGACGAGGTCGTGCTCGTCGGTGCGCAGGGCGACGAGCGCATTACGGCGGAGGAGCTCGGGGCGCATGTCGGAACGATCGGCTACGAGATCGTCGCCGCGATCGGGGAGCGCGTCCCTCGCGTGCATGTCGGTGAACAGCCCGAGCAACGGGCGAGGCATCCGATGTCGCGTCCCGGCGCATGA
- a CDS encoding P1 family peptidase has protein sequence MITRVDGIRVGHHTDRTGITGSTVVLCPPGTSGSCDVKGGAPGTRETDAIRPGTITPEVHAVVLSGGSAFGLAAADGVMRWLEEHGVGFDTGLARVPIVPAAILFDLAVGDPTARPDSASGYAACGAATGGDVEEGSVGAGTGATVAKHPDPSAGWKGGVGTAAVEDGEVIVAALAVVNGLGDITEDDGTPIAANRNPEAEPAEWPGRNTTLAVVATNATCSKERAQLLAQAGSEGISLAVRPSHTMYDGDVVFALATGATEAPQPTLERLAVQAVAESIRRAVRMAEPLGGFPAVGTLD, from the coding sequence ATGATCACGCGCGTCGACGGCATCCGCGTCGGGCATCACACCGATCGAACCGGCATCACCGGCTCCACCGTCGTGCTCTGCCCTCCCGGCACCTCCGGCTCGTGCGACGTCAAGGGTGGAGCACCGGGCACGCGCGAGACGGACGCGATCCGGCCCGGGACCATCACGCCGGAGGTCCACGCGGTGGTCCTCTCGGGCGGCAGCGCGTTCGGTCTCGCCGCCGCGGACGGCGTCATGAGATGGCTCGAGGAGCACGGCGTCGGGTTCGACACCGGGCTCGCCCGCGTTCCGATCGTCCCGGCCGCGATCCTGTTCGACCTGGCGGTCGGGGACCCCACCGCGCGACCGGACTCGGCGTCCGGCTACGCCGCCTGCGGCGCAGCGACCGGCGGCGACGTCGAGGAGGGGAGCGTCGGTGCTGGAACGGGGGCGACCGTGGCGAAGCATCCCGACCCCTCGGCCGGGTGGAAGGGTGGCGTCGGCACGGCCGCCGTCGAGGACGGAGAGGTCATCGTCGCCGCGCTCGCCGTCGTGAACGGCCTCGGCGACATCACGGAGGACGACGGGACGCCCATAGCCGCGAACCGCAACCCCGAGGCTGAGCCGGCCGAATGGCCTGGCAGGAACACGACACTCGCCGTCGTGGCGACCAACGCCACGTGCTCGAAGGAGCGCGCGCAGCTCCTCGCGCAGGCCGGATCCGAGGGGATCTCGTTGGCGGTTCGGCCGTCGCATACCATGTACGACGGCGACGTCGTGTTCGCGCTTGCCACCGGGGCGACCGAGGCGCCGCAGCCCACGCTTGAGCGCCTGGCGGTGCAGGCGGTCGCCGAGTCGATCAGGCGCGCGGTTCGGATGGCCGAGCCGCTCGGAGGCTTCCCCGCGGTCGGAACGCTCGACTGA
- a CDS encoding uracil-DNA glycosylase, which produces METRTRTLEDAAREASTCTRCRLAQGRTQVVYGIGNPNADLMFIGEAPGFHEDKQGEPFVGAAGQLLNTLLAESGIRREDVYINNVILCRPPGNRDPLPDELEACKPWLDERIALVDPAVIVTLGNWATRYILGQSVSISRVRGQRFPWNGRLVIPTFHPAAILRGGGQTSRQMADVRSDFQEMRRALDERPQPSEEQLGLF; this is translated from the coding sequence GTGGAGACCAGGACACGAACGCTCGAGGACGCGGCGCGCGAGGCCTCGACCTGCACCAGATGCCGGCTCGCGCAGGGCCGAACTCAGGTCGTGTACGGCATCGGCAACCCGAACGCCGACCTCATGTTCATCGGAGAGGCGCCCGGGTTCCACGAGGACAAGCAGGGTGAGCCGTTCGTCGGAGCGGCCGGTCAGCTGCTCAACACGTTGCTCGCCGAGAGCGGCATCCGGCGCGAGGACGTGTACATCAACAACGTGATCCTCTGCAGGCCGCCCGGCAACCGCGATCCACTCCCGGACGAGCTCGAGGCCTGCAAGCCGTGGCTCGACGAACGGATCGCGCTCGTCGATCCGGCAGTCATCGTGACGCTTGGCAACTGGGCGACCCGCTACATCCTCGGGCAGAGCGTCTCGATCAGCCGTGTTCGGGGCCAGCGGTTCCCCTGGAACGGCCGGCTGGTCATCCCAACGTTCCATCCCGCCGCGATCCTCCGCGGTGGTGGGCAGACCTCTCGTCAGATGGCGGACGTCCGCTCCGATTTCCAGGAGATGCGCCGGGCGCTCGACGAGCGACCGCAGCCAAGCGAGGAGCAGCTCGGCCTGTTCTGA
- the tsaE gene encoding tRNA (adenosine(37)-N6)-threonylcarbamoyltransferase complex ATPase subunit type 1 TsaE, which produces MHLELTSPTAEDTRAIGAAFAPLLRAGDVIALTGELGAGKTTLVQGIAAALGYDGAVTSPTFTLVREYRTPTLTLVHADVYRLDRVQDALDLGLDETAEDGVLLVEWGDAVDALLPGDRLVVELSIPGEDEVRRIALRSEGTAWQTRWERLEQAVDSWREAA; this is translated from the coding sequence ATGCATCTCGAGCTCACTTCCCCGACCGCCGAGGATACCCGCGCGATCGGCGCTGCGTTCGCGCCGCTGCTTCGCGCGGGGGACGTCATCGCGCTCACAGGCGAGCTCGGAGCGGGGAAGACGACCTTGGTTCAGGGCATCGCGGCGGCGCTCGGATACGACGGAGCGGTGACGTCGCCCACGTTCACGCTCGTTCGGGAGTACCGCACTCCGACGCTCACGCTCGTCCATGCCGACGTCTACCGACTCGACCGCGTTCAGGACGCACTCGACCTGGGCCTCGACGAAACGGCCGAGGATGGCGTGCTCCTCGTCGAGTGGGGCGACGCCGTCGACGCGCTGCTTCCGGGTGATCGGCTGGTGGTCGAGCTCTCCATCCCCGGCGAGGACGAAGTCCGAAGGATCGCCCTCCGCTCGGAGGGAACAGCGTGGCAGACGCGATGGGAGCGGCTCGAGCAGGCTGTCGATAGCTGGCGGGAGGCCGCGTGA
- the tsaB gene encoding tRNA (adenosine(37)-N6)-threonylcarbamoyltransferase complex dimerization subunit type 1 TsaB gives MIVLGIDTSTSHTSVALGTEQGVIAEAGFTSPRKHDHVVPAIEQLLEWAGLTLSNVGGVAVGLGPGLYTGLRVGVQVGKSLAQALYLPIVGFSSLDVLAFGVQTTRRVIGAVLDARRGEVFFAFYRSVPGGVMRIGDYRVDRPDALAAELEALRDEVLLVGNGAILYRRELVESGVRAAFASAAQATPAASALVDLAAPRFIREDTDRPADVVPLYLRKTDAEIAWDQRARGASA, from the coding sequence GTGATCGTTCTGGGGATCGACACATCGACGAGCCACACATCGGTTGCCCTCGGGACCGAACAGGGGGTCATCGCCGAGGCCGGTTTCACGTCTCCTCGCAAACATGACCACGTCGTGCCGGCGATCGAACAGCTCCTGGAGTGGGCGGGGTTGACGCTCTCCAACGTAGGCGGGGTCGCTGTCGGGCTCGGACCGGGCCTGTACACGGGACTCCGGGTGGGCGTCCAGGTCGGCAAGTCGCTCGCGCAGGCGCTCTACCTGCCGATCGTAGGGTTCTCGTCGCTCGACGTCCTTGCCTTCGGCGTTCAGACGACGCGGCGCGTGATTGGGGCGGTGTTGGACGCCCGCCGCGGCGAGGTCTTCTTCGCCTTCTACCGGAGCGTTCCGGGAGGCGTGATGCGCATCGGCGACTACCGGGTCGACCGGCCGGACGCCCTCGCGGCTGAGCTGGAGGCGCTGCGCGACGAGGTGTTGCTCGTGGGGAACGGTGCCATCCTGTATCGAAGGGAGCTGGTCGAGTCCGGTGTCCGTGCCGCGTTTGCCTCTGCGGCGCAGGCCACTCCCGCGGCGTCGGCGCTGGTCGACCTCGCGGCTCCCCGGTTCATCCGGGAAGATACAGACCGGCCGGCTGATGTGGTGCCGCTCTACCTGAGGAAGACGGATGCGGAGATCGCTTGGGATCAGCGAGCCCGAGGCGCCTCGGCTTGA
- the rimI gene encoding ribosomal protein S18-alanine N-acetyltransferase has protein sequence MRRRHLRGVMAIERQVYPRPWSPNLFLSEIAESRNRCYLVARLDREVVGYGGLICYGEEAHITNIAVDPNQQRHRIGTRLLHDLIVASVDMGAEAVSLEVRVTNWGAQRLYGRFGFRPVGVRKNYYQEINEDALIMWLDGIRESEFRAKLRELMQDVPDAVKPDEVV, from the coding sequence ATGCGCCGCCGCCACCTGCGCGGCGTGATGGCGATCGAGCGGCAGGTCTACCCGAGGCCGTGGAGCCCCAACCTGTTCCTGTCCGAGATCGCCGAGTCCCGGAACCGTTGCTACCTCGTAGCGCGGCTCGACCGGGAGGTGGTCGGCTACGGCGGGCTGATCTGCTACGGCGAGGAAGCGCACATCACCAACATCGCGGTGGACCCCAACCAGCAACGCCACCGGATCGGGACCCGATTGCTGCACGACCTGATCGTCGCGTCCGTCGATATGGGCGCCGAGGCCGTCTCACTCGAGGTGCGCGTCACCAACTGGGGCGCGCAGCGGCTGTATGGACGGTTCGGCTTCCGTCCGGTGGGCGTTCGCAAGAACTACTACCAGGAGATCAACGAAGACGCGCTCATCATGTGGCTCGACGGGATTCGCGAGTCCGAGTTCCGGGCCAAGCTCCGCGAGCTGATGCAGGACGTGCCGGACGCCGTGAAGCCCGACGAGGTCGTGTGA
- the tsaD gene encoding tRNA (adenosine(37)-N6)-threonylcarbamoyltransferase complex transferase subunit TsaD, protein MRVVGIETSCDETGVAVVEDGRILSNLLASQIDLHEKFGGVVPEVASRAHVEALNPIVEEALEQAGSRFEELDGVAVTVGPGLVGALLVGIAGAKAIAFAQGIPLIGVNHLEGHVYANFLEHGPPEPPYVCLIVSGGHTMLVHMPQEHRYRVLGQTVDDAAGEAFDKIARFIGLGFPGGPALDKLARDGDPASIRFPRAMADSGDYDFSLSGLKTAVLRHVKGERQAGREVGLADLAASFQEAIVDVQVAKTMRAATETDSKTVLLGGGVVANSRLRERMERAGEENGIRVLFPPLPLCTDNGAMIAAAGASRLERGERTGLDVGADSALELTA, encoded by the coding sequence GTGAGGGTCGTCGGCATCGAAACGTCCTGCGACGAGACGGGCGTCGCGGTGGTCGAGGACGGCCGCATCCTGTCGAACTTGTTGGCGAGCCAGATCGATCTTCACGAGAAGTTCGGCGGCGTCGTGCCCGAGGTCGCCAGCCGCGCACACGTCGAGGCGCTCAACCCGATCGTGGAAGAGGCGCTGGAGCAGGCCGGCTCTCGGTTCGAGGAGCTCGACGGCGTGGCGGTGACCGTCGGGCCGGGCCTCGTCGGCGCACTCCTCGTCGGCATCGCCGGTGCGAAGGCGATCGCGTTCGCCCAGGGGATCCCGCTCATCGGCGTCAACCATCTCGAGGGCCACGTCTACGCGAACTTCCTGGAGCACGGACCGCCGGAGCCGCCGTACGTGTGCCTGATCGTGTCGGGCGGTCACACGATGTTGGTGCACATGCCGCAGGAGCACCGCTACCGGGTACTCGGCCAGACCGTCGACGATGCGGCGGGCGAGGCGTTCGACAAGATCGCGCGGTTCATCGGCCTGGGGTTTCCCGGCGGCCCGGCCCTCGACAAGCTCGCGCGGGACGGCGACCCGGCTTCCATCCGGTTCCCCCGGGCGATGGCCGACTCCGGCGACTACGACTTCTCGCTTTCCGGGCTGAAGACCGCGGTGCTTCGGCACGTGAAGGGGGAGCGGCAGGCAGGCCGCGAGGTCGGCCTGGCCGACCTCGCGGCGTCGTTCCAGGAGGCGATCGTCGACGTGCAGGTGGCCAAGACGATGCGGGCGGCCACCGAAACGGACTCCAAGACGGTGCTCCTCGGCGGCGGCGTCGTCGCGAACAGCCGCCTTCGCGAGCGAATGGAGCGCGCGGGCGAGGAGAACGGGATCCGCGTGCTGTTCCCGCCGCTCCCGCTCTGCACGGACAACGGCGCGATGATCGCAGCCGCCGGGGCATCGCGCCTCGAGAGGGGAGAGCGCACCGGGCTCGACGTCGGCGCAGACTCGGCGCTGGAGCTCACCGCTTGA
- a CDS encoding NAD-dependent epimerase/dehydratase family protein, giving the protein MTTIFVTGGAGFIGSHLCDRLLAEGHRVVAVDDLSTGRIANLSEARGYGHEFTLFNMDLRADGLTSLFERHQPEVVMHVAAQPAVATSMQQPMFDASVNVMGSLNVLECARRTGVRKVVYAASGGTIYGDPRRVPVKETALASGRPVSPYGISKKVVVDYLAFYERYHGIEWTALALANVYGPRQDPTGEAGVISIFASSMLAGRSPTIFGDGNQTRDYVFVDDVVHAFALASDRGAGRLVNIGTAVETSVNGLYRMLGEITRFTGEPAFGPARPGDLRRNVLDVELADEVLGWRPWTHLEDGLGETVAYMKGV; this is encoded by the coding sequence TTGACGACGATCTTCGTCACGGGAGGTGCCGGCTTCATCGGATCCCACCTCTGCGACCGCCTGCTCGCGGAAGGCCATCGCGTCGTCGCCGTCGACGACCTATCGACGGGTCGGATCGCCAACCTGTCGGAAGCCCGTGGGTATGGCCACGAGTTCACCCTGTTCAACATGGACCTCCGGGCGGACGGCCTGACGTCGTTGTTCGAACGTCACCAGCCCGAAGTGGTGATGCACGTCGCTGCGCAGCCTGCAGTGGCAACGTCGATGCAGCAGCCGATGTTCGACGCGTCCGTGAACGTCATGGGTTCGCTCAATGTCCTCGAGTGCGCGCGCCGAACCGGCGTCCGGAAGGTCGTCTACGCCGCGTCGGGCGGGACGATCTACGGCGATCCCCGCAGAGTGCCAGTCAAGGAGACCGCGCTGGCCTCTGGTCGACCCGTCTCGCCGTACGGAATCAGCAAGAAAGTCGTCGTCGACTACCTCGCCTTCTACGAGCGCTACCACGGGATCGAGTGGACGGCCCTGGCGCTGGCGAACGTCTACGGACCGCGCCAGGATCCCACCGGCGAGGCCGGCGTCATCTCCATATTCGCGTCGTCGATGCTCGCCGGTCGCTCGCCGACGATCTTCGGCGACGGGAACCAGACGCGTGACTACGTGTTCGTGGACGACGTCGTCCACGCGTTCGCGCTCGCGAGCGACCGGGGAGCCGGTCGCCTGGTGAACATCGGGACGGCGGTGGAGACCTCCGTCAACGGCCTGTACCGGATGCTGGGAGAGATCACCCGCTTCACGGGTGAACCGGCGTTCGGACCAGCGCGGCCGGGCGACCTTCGGCGGAACGTCCTGGACGTCGAGCTCGCGGACGAGGTGCTCGGCTGGCGCCCGTGGACGCACCTCGAGGACGGTCTCGGCGAAACCGTCGCTTACATGAAGGGCGTCTGA
- a CDS encoding helix-turn-helix transcriptional regulator, which produces MGEFAEEIGRALRRARATRGLTLRQVASATGGEFKATSVAGYERGERTISVERFCQLCLVYHASPSAVLADIVGAVTGTTELVIDLNRLEALGEPERERIERFVKHVLDRRREPRAETMVIRESDLEVLASEAGTTREDLAERLQPPVRGED; this is translated from the coding sequence TTGGGCGAGTTCGCCGAGGAGATCGGCAGAGCGCTTCGTCGAGCCCGCGCGACCCGTGGGCTGACGCTGCGACAGGTCGCCAGCGCAACCGGCGGCGAGTTCAAGGCGACCTCCGTTGCGGGATACGAGCGCGGAGAGCGCACGATCTCGGTCGAGCGATTCTGTCAACTCTGCCTCGTGTATCACGCCTCTCCGTCTGCGGTGCTCGCCGACATCGTCGGTGCGGTCACCGGCACGACCGAGCTGGTGATCGATCTCAACCGACTGGAGGCGCTCGGTGAGCCGGAACGGGAACGCATCGAGCGGTTCGTGAAGCACGTCCTCGACCGGCGCCGCGAGCCGCGGGCGGAGACGATGGTGATTCGGGAGAGCGACCTCGAGGTCCTCGCGTCGGAGGCCGGCACGACCCGAGAAGACCTGGCCGAGCGGCTCCAGCCGCCGGTACGAGGCGAGGACTGA
- a CDS encoding helix-turn-helix transcriptional regulator — protein sequence MVCGASGKDGLIDQYQDFAAAAGSVLRQIRTGRSLSLRQVTVRSGGRFKPSSIASYERGERQISLERLFALADVYGVAAERIVAAIAHRLEAQPGEGRAANGSGRDVVVFDQFGREPLRRR from the coding sequence GTGGTTTGCGGCGCGAGTGGGAAAGACGGTCTCATCGACCAGTACCAAGACTTCGCGGCCGCAGCGGGAAGTGTGCTGCGGCAGATCCGGACGGGACGATCGCTCTCCCTCCGCCAGGTGACCGTCCGCTCGGGCGGCCGGTTCAAGCCTTCCTCCATCGCGTCGTACGAACGCGGAGAGCGCCAGATCTCTCTTGAACGGCTATTCGCGCTGGCCGACGTCTACGGCGTGGCTGCGGAGCGGATCGTCGCCGCGATCGCGCACCGCCTCGAAGCGCAACCGGGCGAGGGCCGCGCCGCCAACGGCAGTGGCCGCGACGTAGTCGTCTTCGATCAGTTCGGCCGCGAACCCCTCCGTCGCCGGTAA
- the gmd gene encoding GDP-mannose 4,6-dehydratase, whose protein sequence is MKTALITGVNGQDGSYLAEFLLAKGYEVHGLIRRSSSFNTQRVEQIYHDPHESGVRFRMHYGDLSDSGSLINLIRQLEPNEIYHLGAQSHVKVSFEVPEYTADSTGMGTIRMLEAIRASGVSTRFYQASSSEMYGAAQPPQNEETPFHPRSPYGVSKVFAFWSAVNYREAYGTFASNGILFNHESIRRGETFVTRKISRAVARIKAGMQDKLYLGNLDASRDWGYAPEYVEAMWMILQQDEPEDFVIATGEAHTVREFVELAFDRVGLDWQRHVEIDPAYFRPAEVESLCGDPAKAREKLGWKAKTSFEELVALMVDGDVALLEDELAGRTVRVDRDR, encoded by the coding sequence ATGAAGACGGCATTGATCACGGGCGTGAACGGGCAGGACGGCTCATACCTCGCCGAGTTCCTACTGGCCAAGGGCTACGAGGTTCACGGCCTCATCCGCCGGTCCTCGTCGTTCAACACGCAGCGGGTGGAGCAGATCTACCACGACCCTCACGAGTCCGGGGTTCGTTTCCGGATGCACTACGGCGATCTGTCGGATTCGGGCTCGTTGATCAACCTGATCCGCCAGCTGGAGCCGAACGAGATCTACCACCTCGGCGCGCAGAGCCACGTAAAGGTGAGCTTCGAGGTCCCCGAGTACACGGCGGACTCGACCGGCATGGGAACGATCCGCATGCTCGAAGCGATCCGGGCCTCAGGCGTGAGCACGCGGTTCTATCAGGCATCGTCATCGGAGATGTACGGAGCGGCGCAACCACCACAGAACGAAGAGACGCCGTTCCACCCACGCAGCCCGTACGGCGTCTCGAAGGTGTTCGCCTTCTGGTCCGCGGTGAACTACCGCGAGGCCTACGGGACCTTCGCTTCGAACGGCATCCTGTTCAATCACGAGTCGATCCGTCGCGGCGAGACGTTCGTGACGCGGAAGATCTCTCGAGCCGTTGCGCGGATCAAGGCGGGGATGCAGGACAAGCTGTACCTGGGGAACCTCGACGCGTCGCGCGACTGGGGATACGCCCCTGAGTACGTCGAGGCGATGTGGATGATCCTCCAGCAGGACGAGCCCGAGGACTTCGTGATCGCGACGGGCGAGGCTCATACCGTCCGGGAGTTCGTCGAGCTGGCCTTCGATCGCGTCGGGCTCGACTGGCAGCGCCACGTCGAGATCGACCCGGCTTACTTCCGGCCGGCGGAGGTCGAATCGTTGTGCGGCGATCCGGCGAAGGCTAGAGAGAAGCTCGGCTGGAAGGCGAAGACGAGCTTCGAGGAGCTCGTCGCGCTCATGGTCGACGGCGACGTCGCGCTCCTCGAGGATGAGCTCGCCGGGCGCACCGTGCGGGTCGACAGGGACCGCTGA